From a region of the Pseudooceanicola aestuarii genome:
- a CDS encoding orotate phosphoribosyltransferase, with product MIPASFPPQDEIARLSAAMLLDIGAVHFNAEEPFTLASGLPSPTYIDCRKLISYPRIRSALMDFMAVTVMRNAGLEAFDVIAGGETAGIPFAALVAERMALPMAYVRKKPKGYGRNARIEGVVNEGENVLLVEDLTTDGGSKLSFVDAIREAGGQCGHTAVIFFYDIFPDTRKNLAEHGIELHHLCTWWDVLAEARRRDSFAAETLEEVETFLKAPRAWQEARQQG from the coding sequence ATGATCCCCGCATCCTTCCCTCCGCAAGACGAAATCGCGCGCCTGTCGGCCGCCATGCTGCTGGATATCGGCGCCGTCCATTTCAATGCGGAGGAACCGTTTACCCTGGCCTCCGGCCTGCCCTCGCCCACCTATATCGACTGCCGCAAGCTGATCTCCTATCCGCGCATCCGCTCTGCCCTGATGGATTTCATGGCCGTCACGGTAATGCGCAACGCGGGGCTGGAGGCATTCGACGTGATCGCGGGCGGCGAAACCGCCGGCATCCCCTTTGCCGCGCTGGTCGCCGAACGGATGGCTCTGCCCATGGCCTATGTCCGCAAGAAGCCCAAGGGCTACGGTCGTAACGCACGGATCGAAGGCGTGGTGAACGAGGGGGAGAACGTGCTGCTGGTGGAGGATCTGACCACCGACGGCGGGTCCAAGCTGTCCTTTGTCGATGCGATCCGGGAGGCCGGTGGCCAATGCGGTCATACGGCGGTGATCTTCTTCTATGACATCTTCCCTGACACGCGGAAAAACCTGGCCGAACACGGGATCGAACTGCATCACCTGTGCACCTGGTGGGACGTGCTGGCCGAGGCGCGGCGCCGCGACAGCTTTGCCGCCGAGACGCTGGAGGAGGTCGAGACCTTCCTCAAAGCGCCCCGCGCCTGGCAGGAGGCGCGGCAGCAGGGCTGA